Proteins encoded together in one Pseudomonas arsenicoxydans window:
- the mltF gene encoding membrane-bound lytic murein transglycosylase MltF, producing MFSPTALRPRYAKWLIATGLFLMLSGCVDKPNTLERVKEDGVLRVITRNSPATYFQDRNGETGFEYELVKRFADDLGVKLKIETADNLDDLFSQVGKPNGPVLAAAGLVSSEERKKQVRFSHPYLEVTPQVIYRNGQSRPTDAGDLVGKKIMVLKGSTHAEQLAQLKKKFPGIEYEESDAVEVVDLLRMVDEGQIDLTLVDSNEVAMNQVYFPNVRVAFDLGDASNQSWAVAAGDDNSLLNEINAYLDKVKENGTLQRLKDRYYGHVDVLGYMGATTFAQHLQQRLPKYEQHFKAYAKKEKVDWRLLAAIGYQESLWQAAVTSKTGVRGLMMLTQNTAQAMGVSNRLDPKQSIMGGAKYLSYMKDQLDESIQEPDRTWFALAAYNVGSGHLDDARKLAAKEGLNPDKWLDVKKILPRLSEKKWYSKTRYGYARGGEPVHFVANIRRYYDILTWVTQPQLEGNQVAEGNLHVPGVDKTKPNVENPPL from the coding sequence ATGTTTTCCCCAACGGCTTTGCGTCCGCGGTACGCCAAATGGCTGATCGCAACCGGACTCTTCCTGATGCTCAGTGGCTGTGTTGATAAACCCAACACGCTGGAGCGCGTAAAGGAGGATGGCGTGCTGCGGGTAATTACCCGAAACAGCCCCGCCACCTACTTTCAGGATCGCAACGGTGAAACCGGCTTCGAATACGAGCTGGTGAAGCGTTTCGCCGACGATCTGGGGGTGAAACTCAAGATCGAGACCGCCGACAACCTCGACGACCTGTTCAGTCAGGTAGGCAAGCCCAACGGGCCGGTGCTCGCCGCTGCCGGCCTGGTCAGCAGCGAAGAACGCAAAAAGCAGGTGCGGTTTTCCCACCCTTATCTGGAAGTCACCCCTCAGGTCATCTACCGCAACGGCCAATCGCGGCCGACCGATGCGGGAGACCTGGTCGGCAAGAAGATCATGGTGCTCAAGGGCAGCACCCACGCCGAGCAACTGGCACAGCTGAAAAAGAAATTCCCCGGCATTGAATACGAAGAGTCCGACGCGGTTGAAGTCGTCGACCTGCTGCGCATGGTGGACGAAGGTCAGATCGACCTGACCCTGGTCGACTCCAACGAAGTGGCGATGAACCAGGTCTACTTCCCCAATGTGCGCGTGGCCTTCGACCTCGGCGACGCCAGCAATCAGAGCTGGGCAGTGGCGGCCGGCGATGACAACAGCCTGCTCAACGAAATCAACGCCTACCTCGACAAGGTGAAGGAAAACGGCACCCTGCAACGCCTCAAGGACCGTTACTACGGCCATGTCGACGTCCTCGGCTACATGGGCGCCACCACCTTCGCCCAACACTTGCAGCAGCGGCTGCCGAAATACGAACAGCACTTCAAGGCCTACGCCAAGAAAGAGAAAGTCGACTGGCGCCTGCTGGCGGCAATTGGTTATCAGGAATCGCTATGGCAAGCGGCAGTCACGTCCAAGACCGGCGTGCGCGGGCTGATGATGCTGACCCAGAACACGGCGCAAGCCATGGGCGTGTCCAATCGCCTCGACCCTAAACAAAGCATCATGGGCGGCGCGAAATACCTGAGCTACATGAAGGATCAGCTGGATGAATCGATCCAGGAACCGGATCGCACCTGGTTTGCACTAGCGGCCTACAACGTCGGCAGCGGCCACCTGGATGACGCGCGCAAACTGGCGGCCAAGGAAGGACTGAATCCGGACAAGTGGCTGGACGTGAAGAAGATCCTGCCGCGCCTGTCAGAGAAAAAGTGGTACAGCAAGACGCGTTACGGCTACGCCCGGGGCGGCGAGCCGGTGCACTTCGTGGCGAACATCCGTCGCTACTACGACATCCTGACGTGGGTCACACAGCCGCAGCTTGAAGGCAATCAGGTGGCAGAGGGCAACCTGCACGTGCCTGGGGTCGACAAGACCAAGCCAAATGTGGAAAACCCGCCGCTTTAA